A single candidate division SR1 bacterium Aalborg_AAW-1 DNA region contains:
- a CDS encoding recombinase A has protein sequence MTNIMTSNAKQQVLKDAIATIEKQFGKGAIMRMGDNANLGQVSTFHSGSYVMDLILGGGYPEGRVIEMYGHESSGKTTIALHAIAEVQRRGELAAFIDAEHALDPFYARKLGVDVDNLLLSQPDYGEQALQIAEELAKTGAVKLIVIDSVSAMVPRAEVEGDMGDSFMGLQARMMSQGLRKLTGILAKTGTSLIFINQIRMKIGVMFGNPETTSGGNALKFFASQRLEIRKGEKLLGADKEQDGYLCKIKTAKNKIFAPFKTVEVPIKWAQGISKIDDIVEASVILKLISRNGAFYALGDQKFQGKAKLTEFIATDEATRKSLETQIQTKIKDMRSGKQVLDEDALESLVEDMHASLVEDDILEE, from the coding sequence ATGACAAATATAATGACAAGTAATGCAAAACAACAAGTACTTAAAGATGCAATCGCTACGATTGAAAAACAATTTGGAAAATGAGCTATCATGCGTATGGGTGATAACGCGAACCTCGGTCAGGTAAGTACGTTTCATTCTGGTTCATATGTGATGGATCTTATCTTAGGATGAGGATATCCAGAAGGACGTGTGATCGAAATGTATGGACACGAATCATCAGGTAAGACAACAATTGCTCTCCATGCTATCGCTGAAGTACAACGCAGAGGTGAATTAGCAGCCTTTATCGATGCAGAACACGCCTTAGATCCATTTTATGCTCGTAAACTCGGTGTAGATGTTGATAATCTTCTTCTTTCACAACCTGATTATGGAGAACAAGCACTTCAAATCGCTGAAGAACTCGCAAAAACTGGAGCAGTAAAACTTATCGTGATCGACTCTGTATCAGCTATGGTACCAAGAGCAGAAGTAGAAGGAGATATGGGTGATAGTTTTATGGGTCTTCAAGCTCGTATGATGTCACAATGACTCAGAAAACTAACAGGTATCTTAGCAAAAACTGGGACTTCTCTTATCTTTATCAACCAAATCCGTATGAAGATCGGTGTGATGTTTGGTAATCCTGAGACGACTTCTGGAGGTAATGCATTGAAATTCTTCGCTTCTCAAAGACTTGAAATACGTAAAGGAGAAAAACTTCTCGGAGCAGACAAAGAACAAGATGGATATCTTTGTAAAATCAAGACAGCTAAAAATAAGATCTTCGCTCCATTCAAAACGGTTGAAGTACCAATCAAATGGGCTCAAGGTATCTCAAAGATTGATGATATCGTAGAAGCTTCAGTTATTTTGAAACTTATTTCTCGTAATGGAGCATTCTATGCTCTTGGAGATCAAAAATTCCAAGGGAAGGCAAAACTTACAGAATTTATTGCTACTGATGAAGCTACTCGTAAATCTCTTGAGACTCAAATCCAAACAAAAATTAAAGATATGAGATCTGGAAAACAAGTTCTTGATGAAGATGCTTTGGAGTCTCTTGTAGAAGATATGCATGCATCTCTTGTAGAAGATGATATTCTAGAAGAATAG
- the rnhA gene encoding Ribonuclease H → MKYYVIRVGHQPGIYTNRSEAKSYIDGYPGAKYKSFPTLESAQQAYEHGFLGDHGKYTPDHLRLLMGEDFDVSIATDAACPSNPGPIEYRGVSMRDNKEIFSIGPLSGGSTNIAEYLGIIHGLAWMMNHPEYTVLYSDSKIAINRVETKSFRTQIQEDDDNTELRNLIRRAQEWLRNNPTRNQTITLKKRPTKLWGQIPADFGRK, encoded by the coding sequence ATGAAATACTACGTCATCCGAGTAGGACACCAACCGGGAATATATACTAATCGATCTGAAGCAAAATCCTATATCGACGGATATCCTGGAGCAAAATATAAATCTTTTCCAACACTAGAAAGTGCTCAGCAAGCCTATGAGCATGGTTTTTTGGGTGATCATTGAAAATATACTCCTGACCATCTTCGTCTTCTTATGGGAGAGGATTTTGATGTTAGTATTGCAACGGATGCAGCATGTCCCTCCAATCCCTGACCTATAGAATATAGAGGAGTAAGCATGAGAGATAATAAAGAAATATTCTCTATCTGACCCCTATCATGAGGGAGTACCAACATAGCCGAATACCTCGGCATCATACACGGACTTGCTTGGATGATGAATCATCCTGAGTACACAGTTCTCTACAGCGATAGTAAAATCGCCATCAATCGAGTCGAGACGAAGAGCTTCAGGACACAAATACAAGAGGATGACGATAATACTGAGTTACGAAATCTCATTCGTCGTGCCCAAGAGTGGCTTCGTAATAATCCTACACGAAATCAAACCATAACTCTCAAAAAACGACCCACCAAACTTTGGGGTCAGATCCCAGCTGATTTTGGAAGGAAATAA
- the colA gene encoding Microbial collagenase precursor, producing the protein MKISRYFISFASLAVLVLLAVPVGKFPIFAQTSNEYLPNYGLSQTWENITTNFITIQATKKRGDIVPAAVFSSLLKDFTVVFPQLPQRNNYRIVYDVCKSQAQKLATTYSSLDFDIFFDQCQGPLNTIMKEINANYTIKAISKASPQSGSAPLTVTLDARSSTDPSNDTIPSNNFYRYYKNTDGVDVVIGRGAVISYTFEQEGTYYVHLTAKSANKPTEGILDGSATTIITVAPEIANLVVYANGKRLQEKTYTKIGTTEARNGVVFDGSATLPKGGREILSHSREIVGANGYKYTSNTVEGRPGNLTQQLPDNGSYTIKLSLTDNENNTIVKTFLVAVSDPIAIIKQNPETITTTTQVSFDAGASYSINSRIKRYNWEIYNDKGDREVVSQQKTVTHKFTKPGSYTVKLTVTDELNEINTETKTIEVESTPPQAQFTITPRLDWEHPSQFVLDATSSFDVDVSAELDALTYERSFSNPSLTKVEQTYDNGQSIVASFNEPGKHVVTLTLKDSFGKISVLKRDIDVKSSLRPIILVNPRANSRGNTTRFMVTSNIEILNYERDFGDGQKEIVSTSNTTHIYKTSGVYNVKLTATDKRGNTNSISTMVFVGNKDMPIGAYTILNSRQNILRADQKCNEKDAYLIKRGEKFSINTNESVNTKGVRAGLLFYFTPQNDEIYKSTNFSYSFRNVGCQKIDILVEDTLAGKTDTQTVWFSVVNNLPKLDSIGMFFPQFGNEVGIGLNQSAKDNVFNPQKYNQLTVKVTANNAKDMDGSISQYVWYYYKTDDPTKIISIKSTPGNVPYTFFSIDTKDPLLGGGNITFGVKLIDNDAGEMYSEQIVGQGPTFFMPPCTTAGLCDQAMDVPIVTLTTDKTDISVGDTVKFVTKARTLSNRPDFDGQRVVRYDFDGDGTWDLTTKALEVEYVYTKPSDGMMPSVEVTYRKNTVKALGPEITIKKDLKVKLESAIQDKTVYLRDYSYGDISKKEVCFDLTRECKTNNNEPFLSYRYETYGEKTIKYTIYDNYGNKAVGLIVVDLKAPILTGSILDLISIPKSTINDQGRYVISIANDQQNKVFINAKYAGDGTCFIDKDINDDSNYDGKTDNDKDILCNSPKYIELDPYTDEINGRVIYSGQDNTLIGHGIVFKFTEQTVAMTQSQKQQYNKILNLMKSLPSANDDQKYIKTLLQEMADNVKINKNQTETIINLRVFLESTKAGLTDAQLQSIQDLIKEFETSDTIAFDGGTIVDQVRQFLIDYAPGQSMKTQISDAFGVIQALPEPAAQPEVVKTQLALIGQIFQDNSVTALESQNPGNEEKIIRDDIETQITPRICEVLNYYEIVSEKCPNADNIATTDSSGQTSVMGTVLKWVAIVVGVLGGIFLLIVIFFAVKARLQQSADETAPPST; encoded by the coding sequence ATGAAAATTTCACGTTATTTCATCTCGTTTGCTTCATTAGCAGTATTAGTACTCTTAGCGGTGCCTGTTGGGAAATTTCCAATTTTTGCACAGACAAGCAATGAATATCTTCCTAATTATGGTTTGAGTCAAACATGGGAAAACATTACAACAAACTTTATTACTATTCAAGCTACAAAAAAAAGGTGAGACATAGTACCTGCAGCAGTTTTTTCCTCTCTCCTAAAAGATTTTACTGTTGTTTTCCCTCAACTACCTCAGAGAAATAATTATAGAATAGTGTATGATGTGTGTAAATCTCAAGCACAAAAACTAGCAACAACGTATTCATCATTAGATTTTGATATCTTTTTTGATCAGTGTCAGTGACCTCTGAATACTATTATGAAGGAAATTAATGCAAACTATACCATAAAAGCTATTTCCAAAGCTTCACCTCAATCTTGATCTGCACCTCTTACGGTAACCTTAGATGCAAGATCAAGCACTGATCCATCGAATGATACTATTCCATCAAATAATTTTTATCGATATTATAAAAATACAGATGGTGTAGATGTAGTGATTGGAAGGTGAGCTGTTATTAGCTATACGTTTGAACAAGAAGGTACCTACTATGTTCATTTAACTGCAAAAAGTGCAAACAAACCAACAGAGGGTATTCTTGATGGATCAGCAACAACAATTATCACTGTTGCGCCTGAAATTGCCAACCTTGTTGTGTATGCAAATGGGAAAAGACTGCAAGAAAAAACTTATACGAAGATAGGAACAACAGAAGCAAGAAATGGTGTTGTTTTTGATGGTTCTGCTACGCTACCAAAATGAGGTAGAGAAATTCTTTCTCATTCTCGAGAAATAGTAGGCGCAAATGGATATAAATATACTTCTAACACTGTAGAATGAAGACCAGGAAATCTTACTCAACAACTTCCTGATAATGGAAGCTACACTATTAAACTTTCATTGACGGATAATGAAAACAATACTATTGTAAAAACATTTTTGGTCGCTGTATCTGATCCTATTGCTATCATCAAACAAAATCCAGAAACCATTACTACTACAACGCAAGTTTCCTTCGATGCTTGAGCATCCTATTCTATTAATTCGCGTATTAAGAGATATAATTGGGAGATATATAATGATAAGTGAGATAGAGAAGTAGTTTCTCAACAGAAAACAGTCACTCATAAGTTTACGAAACCAGGCTCATACACGGTAAAACTCACGGTTACTGATGAATTAAACGAAATTAATACAGAGACAAAAACTATTGAAGTAGAATCAACCCCACCACAGGCTCAATTTACTATTACTCCTCGTTTGGATTGGGAACATCCTTCACAGTTTGTCCTAGATGCGACTTCAAGTTTTGATGTTGATGTCTCAGCAGAACTTGATGCGCTGACGTATGAACGATCATTTAGTAATCCTTCTCTTACAAAAGTAGAACAAACGTATGATAATGGTCAGTCTATTGTTGCTTCTTTTAATGAACCTTGAAAACATGTTGTTACTCTGACTTTAAAAGATAGTTTTGGTAAGATAAGTGTACTCAAGAGAGATATTGATGTAAAGTCGTCTCTTCGTCCCATTATTCTTGTTAATCCAAGAGCAAATTCTCGAGGAAATACAACAAGATTTATGGTTACTTCAAATATTGAAATATTAAATTATGAACGAGATTTTGGAGATGGGCAAAAAGAAATTGTCAGTACTTCTAATACAACACATATCTACAAAACGTCTGGGGTTTATAATGTCAAACTTACTGCTACTGATAAGAGAGGAAATACAAATAGTATTAGTACTATGGTGTTCGTGGGTAATAAAGATATGCCTATAGGTGCATATACTATTCTCAATAGTAGACAAAATATTCTCAGAGCTGATCAAAAGTGTAATGAAAAAGATGCCTATCTTATTAAAAGATGAGAAAAATTCTCTATCAATACGAATGAATCTGTGAATACAAAAGGAGTAAGGGCGTGACTATTATTTTATTTTACGCCTCAGAATGATGAAATTTATAAATCGACAAATTTCTCTTATTCATTTAGAAACGTATGATGCCAAAAAATAGATATTCTTGTAGAAGATACCTTAGCTGGTAAGACTGATACACAAACGGTATGGTTTTCTGTAGTGAATAATCTTCCTAAATTAGATAGTATTGGTATGTTTTTCCCTCAATTTGGTAATGAAGTAGGTATAGGACTGAATCAATCTGCAAAAGATAATGTATTTAATCCTCAAAAATACAACCAACTTACCGTAAAAGTAACAGCTAATAATGCGAAAGATATGGATGGTAGTATTAGTCAATACGTATGGTATTATTATAAAACTGATGATCCTACAAAAATAATTAGTATTAAGTCTACTCCTGGCAATGTGCCATATACATTCTTTAGTATTGATACAAAAGATCCTTTATTATGATGATGAAATATTACCTTTGGAGTGAAATTGATCGATAATGATGCAGGAGAGATGTATAGTGAACAAATAGTGTGACAAGGTCCTACGTTTTTCATGCCACCGTGTACAACAGCGGGTCTTTGTGATCAGGCTATGGATGTCCCTATTGTTACCCTTACGACAGATAAGACAGATATTTCTGTAGGTGATACGGTCAAGTTTGTTACGAAAGCAAGAACATTATCGAATAGACCAGATTTTGATTGACAAAGAGTAGTGAGATATGATTTTGATGGTGATGGTACATGGGATCTTACGACAAAAGCATTAGAAGTAGAGTATGTCTATACAAAACCTTCAGATGGAATGATGCCTAGTGTAGAAGTAACTTATAGAAAGAATACGGTAAAGGCTTTATGACCAGAAATTACGATCAAAAAAGATCTCAAAGTGAAATTAGAATCAGCAATTCAAGATAAAACAGTATATTTGAGAGATTATAGTTATGGTGATATTTCCAAGAAAGAGGTGTGTTTTGATCTCACCAGAGAGTGTAAAACAAATAATAATGAGCCATTCTTATCATATAGGTATGAAACATATGGAGAGAAAACTATAAAATATACTATTTATGATAATTATTGAAATAAAGCGGTTGGTTTGATTGTTGTAGATCTAAAAGCTCCAATATTGACATGATCAATCCTTGATCTTATATCGATACCAAAATCTACTATCAATGATCAATGAAGATATGTTATTTCGATAGCTAATGATCAACAAAACAAAGTCTTTATCAATGCTAAGTATGCTGGTGATGGTACATGTTTCATTGATAAGGATATTAATGATGATTCTAATTATGATGGTAAGACAGACAATGACAAAGATATCCTTTGTAATTCCCCTAAATATATTGAATTAGATCCTTATACTGATGAGATTAATGGAAGAGTCATCTATTCAGGTCAAGACAATACTCTTATTGGTCACGGTATTGTGTTCAAATTTACTGAACAGACTGTAGCGATGACACAGTCACAAAAACAACAGTATAATAAAATTCTTAATCTTATGAAATCTCTTCCAAGTGCTAACGATGATCAAAAATATATCAAAACACTTCTTCAGGAAATGGCAGATAATGTAAAAATAAATAAAAATCAAACAGAAACTATTATCAATCTGAGAGTATTTCTAGAAAGCACAAAAGCAGGTCTGACCGATGCTCAATTACAAAGTATACAAGATCTTATTAAAGAATTTGAAACAAGTGATACCATAGCATTCGATGGAGGTACTATTGTTGATCAAGTAAGACAATTCTTGATAGATTATGCTCCATGACAGTCAATGAAAACACAAATTTCTGACGCATTTGGAGTTATCCAAGCATTACCAGAGCCTGCTGCCCAACCGGAAGTAGTGAAAACACAATTAGCTCTTATTGGTCAAATCTTCCAAGATAATTCTGTTACAGCTCTCGAATCTCAAAACCCATGAAATGAAGAAAAAATTATTAGAGATGATATCGAGACACAGATTACACCAAGAATTTGTGAAGTTCTCAATTATTATGAGATAGTTTCTGAAAAATGTCCAAATGCTGATAATATCGCTACAACAGATTCTTCATGACAGACAAGTGTTATGGGTACAGTTCTTAAATGGGTAGCTATTGTTGTTGGTGTGTTATGATGAATTTTCTTGCTTATTGTTATCTTCTTTGCTGTGAAAGCAAGATTACAACAAAGCGCTGATGAGACTGCTCCTCCATCTACATAA
- the uvrB_2 gene encoding UvrABC system protein B produces MIEHKDFQLKSDYAPAGDQPQAIQEIIDAFANGEKAVTLMGATATGKTFTMANVIQKLQKPTLIISHNKTLAAQLATEFKHFFPNNAVHYFVSYFDYYQPEAYVASKDLYVEKEATVNEEIEMYRLATLASLLSRDDVIIVASASSLYGLGQKEFFADHSLLLKVGQEYDFKELKKKLIQMRYEPVASKIEPGTFDFQGERLDIYSSTDRQVYRCFFDEEKLEFIQLKDAVSFEDRGKIDKAIIWPATQYLQNVEDLNSILDNMLLEMNARADDLDKSGHIVEAQRLRKRVEYDVRMIRETGFVNGIENYSPYFDGRLPGQVPYTIFDYLPDDFLLIVDESHMTLPQLMAMPKADTARKASLVTHGFRLPSAVDHRPIRFEELEVMMDRSDSVQSVLSKKIKLKTDADRDLEIPLSEIEQKVYDYQTYRNNLFKIPTDVQKNHTLSLEAKRKLHAKALFVSATPAPYELELTNGVVEQIIRPTGLLDPLVSVYPKSGDYDYLIKSVDTLLTKKPHLTKFLDGYQESEPGESLREED; encoded by the coding sequence ATGATAGAACATAAAGATTTTCAACTCAAATCTGATTATGCTCCAGCCGGAGATCAACCACAAGCGATACAGGAGATTATCGATGCTTTTGCAAACGGAGAAAAAGCCGTTACTCTCATGGGAGCTACTGCAACAGGTAAGACTTTTACTATGGCTAATGTTATCCAAAAACTTCAAAAACCAACCCTTATTATATCACACAACAAAACACTTGCAGCTCAACTTGCAACGGAATTTAAACACTTTTTTCCTAACAACGCCGTACACTATTTTGTGTCCTACTTTGACTACTACCAACCAGAAGCTTATGTAGCGAGTAAAGATCTCTATGTAGAAAAAGAAGCAACGGTCAACGAAGAGATAGAAATGTATAGATTAGCTACTCTAGCTTCACTTCTCTCACGTGATGATGTGATCATCGTTGCATCTGCTTCTTCTCTCTATGGTTTGGGTCAGAAAGAATTTTTTGCTGATCATAGTCTTTTACTAAAAGTAGGACAAGAGTATGACTTTAAAGAGCTCAAAAAGAAACTTATCCAGATGAGATATGAACCTGTTGCTTCTAAAATAGAGCCAGGAACCTTTGATTTTCAGGGAGAAAGATTAGATATTTATTCTAGTACTGATAGACAAGTCTATCGTTGTTTTTTCGATGAAGAGAAACTAGAATTTATTCAACTCAAAGATGCGGTGAGTTTTGAAGACAGAGGAAAAATAGACAAAGCAATTATATGGCCTGCGACACAGTATTTACAGAATGTGGAAGATCTCAATAGTATTCTTGATAATATGCTCTTAGAAATGAATGCACGTGCAGATGATCTCGACAAGAGTGGACATATTGTCGAAGCTCAGAGACTACGCAAAAGAGTAGAATATGATGTCAGAATGATCCGTGAAACAGGATTCGTCAACGGTATCGAAAACTATTCACCGTACTTCGATGGACGTCTTCCGGGTCAGGTACCCTACACTATTTTTGATTATCTACCAGATGATTTTCTTCTCATCGTCGATGAATCACATATGACACTTCCTCAACTTATGGCAATGCCCAAAGCGGATACTGCACGTAAAGCAAGTCTTGTCACCCATGGATTCCGTCTTCCATCAGCTGTCGATCATAGACCTATACGTTTTGAAGAACTAGAAGTCATGATGGACCGATCAGATAGTGTACAATCTGTTTTATCTAAAAAAATCAAACTCAAAACAGATGCTGATCGTGATCTAGAAATTCCTCTCAGTGAAATAGAACAAAAAGTCTATGACTATCAAACCTATCGTAATAATCTTTTTAAGATACCAACAGATGTGCAAAAAAACCATACTCTCTCTCTGGAAGCAAAAAGAAAATTGCATGCGAAAGCGCTCTTTGTATCAGCAACTCCTGCCCCATACGAATTAGAACTTACCAATGGAGTTGTTGAACAAATTATTCGTCCTACGGGATTACTTGACCCACTGGTGAGCGTCTATCCCAAATCTGGAGACTACGACTATCTGATTAAAAGTGTTGATACCTTACTTACAAAAAAACCTCACCTGACCAAATTCTTAGATGGTTATCAAGAATCAGAGCCAGGAGAGTCATTGAGAGAAGAAGATTAG
- a CDS encoding hypothetical protein (30S ribosomal protein S1 homolog) has translation MWEFFSLQSTSQITILIGNDFYYHQSELMSLAQLIAQKTGLKLSIVETIIELLDEGNTVPFIARYRKELTEGATDEQLRDFHDIYTYTKNLEARKADIIRLIDEKGLLTDELRSQIIAATTLAKLEDIYRPYKEKKMSKASIAKAKGLGPLSEVLKLCQLSKSEFERESEKYVVDTGDKKTSVSTSQEAIQGAMDIIAEEVSDHADLRDTIRNKLSNTIKLATKATKTFDPNGVYKIYGDYSKPLADMPSYAYLAVARAEDEKQLSVGLQWPMETLTESASQFFVPKQASNLVDYLMQAIEDGLKRLFIPSLDRELRSDKKRRSDEAAIKLFGENLKQLLMTPPVRGKTVLGFDPGFRTGCKLAVMDSTGKFLAKDVIYPTAPQEDFVGSEKKILDLIAQYGINLIVIGNGTASRESSSFVDTVIKKNKLKVDYMVVSEAGASVYSASKLAQEEYPDLDVTVRGAISIGHRVQDPLAELTKVEPKAIGVGQYQHDVDQKLLNQKLDEKVEDIVNGVGVDVNTASYTLLQYIAGLTPTIAKNIVIYRDENGPFTSKAQLKKVKGLGPKAYEQAVGFLRIIDGKEPLDATGIHPEMYSKVYDMIKGERHIDKKKLSLPLDINNMNISNLAITYNIGEATLEDIIKELQAPGRDPRDDLDPPVFAGNIMDLKDLKIGDKLQGVVRNITDFGAFVDIGLHNDGLVHKSQMADRYVAHPMDIVSLGQSIEVRVLEIDLDREKVSLSMKSEGSSTPRQPQPQHSSIPKPAPKKEDKPAESSLGGNISWG, from the coding sequence TTGTGGGAGTTTTTTTCTTTGCAAAGTACTTCACAAATCACTATACTTATAGGTAATGATTTTTATTACCACCAATCAGAACTCATGTCTCTTGCCCAACTGATCGCACAGAAAACTTGACTCAAACTCTCTATAGTGGAGACGATCATCGAACTTCTTGATGAAGGAAATACAGTACCATTTATTGCGCGTTATCGTAAAGAGCTCACTGAAGGAGCAACTGACGAACAACTTCGTGACTTCCACGATATCTACACTTACACCAAGAATCTTGAAGCACGTAAGGCTGACATTATCCGTCTGATCGATGAAAAAGGGTTGTTGACTGACGAACTTCGCTCTCAGATCATAGCAGCGACTACCTTGGCAAAGTTGGAGGATATCTACAGACCTTACAAGGAGAAAAAAATGTCCAAAGCGAGTATAGCAAAAGCAAAAGGATTATGACCATTATCAGAAGTGTTGAAACTCTGTCAACTTAGTAAAAGCGAATTTGAAAGAGAATCTGAGAAGTATGTAGTCGACACAGGCGATAAAAAAACTTCCGTGTCTACATCACAAGAAGCTATCCAATGAGCGATGGATATCATAGCTGAAGAAGTATCAGATCACGCAGATCTCAGAGATACGATCAGAAATAAACTTAGTAATACTATCAAACTCGCAACCAAAGCTACCAAAACATTTGATCCAAATGGTGTCTACAAAATCTACGGAGACTACAGCAAACCACTTGCAGATATGCCATCATATGCATACTTGGCAGTCGCTCGTGCCGAAGATGAAAAGCAACTATCAGTCTGACTTCAATGGCCAATGGAAACACTCACCGAGTCAGCCTCTCAGTTTTTTGTACCTAAACAAGCTAGTAATCTTGTCGACTACCTCATGCAAGCGATCGAAGACGGTCTCAAGAGATTGTTCATCCCATCGCTGGATAGAGAACTCAGAAGCGATAAAAAAAGACGATCAGACGAAGCTGCGATTAAACTCTTCTGAGAGAATCTCAAACAGTTGCTCATGACACCACCAGTAAGAGGAAAGACAGTGCTTGGATTCGATCCAGGATTCCGTACAGGATGTAAACTCGCCGTCATGGACAGTACAGGAAAATTCCTTGCGAAAGATGTCATCTATCCGACAGCACCACAAGAAGATTTCGTATGATCTGAAAAAAAGATTCTCGATCTTATCGCTCAATATGGTATCAATCTCATCGTCATCGGTAATGGTACTGCATCTCGTGAATCGTCGAGTTTTGTCGATACAGTGATCAAAAAAAATAAGCTTAAAGTCGATTATATGGTCGTCAGTGAGGCAGGAGCATCCGTCTACTCAGCTAGTAAACTTGCTCAAGAAGAATATCCTGATCTCGATGTGACGGTCAGAGGTGCAATCAGTATCTGACATAGAGTACAAGATCCGCTTGCAGAATTGACAAAGGTTGAACCCAAAGCCATCGGAGTTGGACAATATCAGCACGATGTCGATCAGAAATTATTGAATCAAAAATTGGATGAAAAAGTAGAAGATATCGTAAACGGAGTCGGAGTTGATGTCAATACTGCTAGTTATACCCTCTTACAATATATCGCTGGTCTTACACCTACAATTGCGAAGAATATTGTCATCTATCGTGACGAGAATGGTCCCTTTACCAGCAAAGCACAACTCAAAAAAGTTAAAGGACTGGGACCAAAAGCATATGAACAAGCAGTAGGATTTCTACGCATTATCGACGGTAAAGAACCACTCGACGCGACAGGTATCCATCCAGAGATGTATAGTAAAGTGTATGATATGATAAAAGGCGAACGACATATCGACAAGAAAAAATTGTCACTACCACTCGACATCAATAACATGAATATCAGTAATCTTGCAATCACTTATAATATAGGTGAAGCAACACTAGAAGACATCATCAAAGAACTACAAGCACCAGGTCGTGATCCTCGTGATGATCTTGATCCACCAGTATTTGCTGGAAATATCATGGATCTCAAAGATCTCAAAATTGGCGACAAACTCCAAGGAGTAGTAAGAAACATTACGGATTTCTGAGCCTTTGTCGATATTGGACTACACAATGATGGGCTTGTGCACAAATCACAGATGGCTGATCGTTATGTCGCTCATCCTATGGATATTGTAAGTCTTGGACAGAGTATCGAAGTTCGTGTCTTAGAGATCGATTTGGATAGAGAAAAAGTAAGCCTGAGTATGAAATCTGAATGATCATCAACACCAAGACAACCTCAACCACAACACTCATCAATTCCAAAACCAGCACCTAAAAAAGAAGACAAGCCAGCAGAATCAAGTTTAGGTGGAAACATTAGTTGGGGTTAG
- a CDS encoding NAD-dependent malic enzyme — protein MSTIYEQSLAKHKEYKGKLAIHSKVPLDTRQDLSTYYSPGVAAPCLEIQKDPETAYDYTWKNNSVAVVSDGTAVLGLGNIGGIAGLPVMEGKSILFKEFGNVDAVPIVLEYQDINKTVETIINIAPSFGGINLEDIKAPECFTIEEQLKAKLNIPVFHDDQHGTAIVVLAGLINALKITNRDITTSKIVVSGAGAAGIAITKLLALYGSTDIIMIDSKGAIYEGRDGLNSYKESLTYLNKENKKGKLSDIISGTDIFIGVSGQVDDLSAHDIKSMNPDPIIFALSNPTPEVNPEVARQAGAAIIATGRSDYPNQLNNVLVFPGLFRGILDGRIVQITDDHKLAAAIAIANYVDNPTVDEIIPNPLDKQVATIVAEAVKKVG, from the coding sequence ATGTCGACTATATACGAACAATCACTCGCCAAACATAAAGAATACAAAGGAAAACTTGCTATTCATAGCAAAGTACCACTTGACACACGTCAAGATTTGTCTACTTACTATTCGCCTGGAGTAGCTGCACCATGTCTAGAAATTCAAAAAGATCCTGAGACAGCCTATGACTATACCTGGAAAAACAATAGCGTTGCTGTTGTATCAGATGGGACCGCTGTCCTTGGTCTAGGAAATATTGGAGGAATCGCTGGACTTCCTGTCATGGAAGGGAAATCTATTCTTTTCAAAGAGTTCTGAAATGTAGATGCAGTACCTATTGTTTTGGAATATCAAGACATCAATAAAACAGTAGAAACCATTATTAATATCGCGCCAAGCTTCTGATGAATTAATTTGGAGGACATCAAAGCCCCTGAATGTTTCACTATCGAAGAACAACTCAAGGCAAAACTCAATATTCCTGTGTTCCATGATGACCAACATGGTACAGCTATCGTAGTCTTAGCTGGTCTTATCAATGCACTCAAGATCACCAACAGAGATATAACAACAAGTAAAATAGTAGTCTCTGGTGCTGGCGCTGCGGGTATTGCGATCACAAAACTCCTTGCTCTCTACGGTTCAACTGACATCATCATGATCGACAGCAAAGGAGCTATCTATGAAGGAAGAGATGGTCTCAACAGCTACAAAGAATCACTCACCTATCTCAATAAAGAGAATAAAAAAGGAAAACTATCTGACATCATATCAGGTACAGATATCTTTATCGGAGTGAGTGGACAGGTGGATGACCTGTCTGCGCATGATATCAAATCGATGAATCCAGATCCTATCATCTTTGCTCTCTCGAATCCTACTCCTGAAGTCAATCCTGAGGTAGCTAGACAAGCTGGAGCTGCTATCATAGCCACAGGAAGATCTGACTATCCGAATCAGTTGAATAATGTATTAGTCTTTCCAGGACTGTTCCGTGGTATCCTCGATGGTCGTATTGTGCAGATCACGGATGATCATAAACTCGCTGCTGCTATCGCTATCGCAAATTATGTCGACAATCCTACAGTAGATGAAATCATCCCAAACCCTCTCGACAAACAGGTCGCTACTATTGTTGCTGAAGCAGTGAAAAAAGTTGGATAA